One stretch of Leadbetterella byssophila DSM 17132 DNA includes these proteins:
- a CDS encoding GLPGLI family protein: MKSLFLIWVVLFAGHFTPTREFPLNEYPILISYKADIKPRKNQDYRRTEYVKLFIHPTESIFIDNKLWLLNRTSKRNLSPQDRAREVSMIGLPYFRFYLVKDYRENSTSIIEEHLNGGHNAFKQNSMTTESWTILNSSDSTIVGLKAYKAECQLGGRTWIAWFTPEIPISDGPYKFSGLPGLILKLDSTEGDFSFHISGIQKQLPTEDLPDIPTYNLLSENKFKEIQQMISDNPFAKFQSKGNKIEGNITVGDKVMTQEEYILFLKNDRKNSNYIEEN; the protein is encoded by the coding sequence ATGAAGAGTTTATTCCTGATATGGGTGGTTTTATTTGCGGGACATTTCACTCCGACAAGAGAATTTCCCTTGAATGAATACCCTATTTTAATCAGTTACAAAGCTGATATTAAGCCGAGAAAAAACCAGGATTATAGAAGAACAGAATATGTTAAACTGTTTATCCACCCTACCGAATCTATCTTTATAGACAACAAATTATGGCTGCTTAACCGAACATCTAAAAGAAACCTGTCCCCACAGGATAGAGCGCGTGAGGTATCCATGATTGGACTACCCTATTTCAGATTCTACCTGGTAAAAGATTACCGCGAAAACTCCACTTCTATCATAGAAGAGCATCTGAATGGGGGGCATAACGCCTTCAAGCAAAACTCTATGACTACGGAGAGCTGGACTATTCTCAACAGTAGTGACAGCACTATAGTGGGTTTAAAAGCGTATAAAGCAGAATGCCAACTTGGCGGACGTACATGGATAGCCTGGTTTACTCCGGAGATCCCTATTTCTGACGGTCCCTATAAGTTTAGTGGCTTACCCGGATTGATTCTTAAGTTGGACTCAACAGAAGGCGACTTCTCTTTTCACATTTCGGGTATTCAAAAACAACTTCCTACAGAGGATTTACCCGATATACCCACTTACAATTTGCTTTCTGAAAATAAGTTCAAAGAAATTCAACAAATGATTTCTGACAATCCATTTGCAAAATTCCAAAGTAAAGGGAACAAAATTGAAGGTAATATCACGGTAGGGGATAAAGTAATGACACAGGAAGAGTATATCCTTTTTCTAAAGAATGACAGAAAGAATTCGAATTATATTGAGGAAAACTAA
- a CDS encoding LytTR family transcriptional regulator DNA-binding domain-containing protein: protein MKKENYNSREVMFLSGDINYTEIYLINGEKMVSSSTLLRHEEKLDSFIRVSKKHLVNPEYVCGYELQGKYMQITLQNGDHMKVSRRRVKTVLSSIMAATA, encoded by the coding sequence ATGAAAAAGGAGAATTACAATTCGAGAGAGGTCATGTTTCTTTCTGGAGACATCAACTACACAGAAATATACTTAATTAACGGAGAGAAAATGGTTTCAAGCTCTACTCTCCTAAGACATGAGGAGAAGTTAGATAGCTTTATTCGTGTGAGTAAAAAGCATCTGGTGAATCCAGAATATGTATGTGGGTACGAATTGCAAGGGAAATATATGCAGATCACTCTTCAAAACGGTGATCATATGAAGGTTTCGAGAAGGAGAGTAAAAACCGTTCTGTCTAGCATCATGGCAGCTACTGCCTAG
- the smpB gene encoding SsrA-binding protein SmpB yields MKLQKTVNIKNKKASFEYFFLDEYTAGMVLTGTEIKSIREAKVSMADAYCIFHRGELFVKNLNISKYDNGTYYNHDPLRERKLLLSRKELRKLEGKLTDKGLTIIPTRLFINDRGLAKLDIALAKGKKLYDKRESIKEKDIKRDQERF; encoded by the coding sequence ATGAAACTGCAAAAGACTGTAAACATAAAAAATAAGAAAGCTTCCTTTGAGTATTTCTTCCTGGACGAGTACACGGCCGGGATGGTGCTTACTGGGACTGAAATTAAATCCATCAGAGAAGCTAAGGTGAGCATGGCAGATGCCTATTGTATCTTCCATAGAGGTGAACTCTTTGTCAAAAACCTGAACATCTCTAAGTATGACAACGGGACGTACTATAATCATGACCCCCTTAGAGAAAGGAAACTTTTATTATCCAGGAAAGAATTACGGAAGTTAGAAGGCAAACTAACGGATAAAGGTTTGACCATCATACCTACCCGTCTGTTTATAAACGACAGAGGATTAGCGAAGTTAGATATTGCCTTAGCAAAAGGTAAAAAGCTTTACGACAAAAGAGAGTCCATTAAAGAAAAGGATATCAAAAGAGATCAGGAAAGATTCTAG
- a CDS encoding porin family protein, whose product MKKPLIILLFSLISATTFAQSRFGVKVGGNMANIKFGETLPGVELKSIFTPQAGLVYYSNLSKPLFVQTGLLFNQKGTSMNIDDPIVSAFFGDSKIKVTYSFVELPINVGYQIPVGDNFAIAPFVGGFVGYAVMGKAKIGSITYDLFDDEEAEDLISAKDRLDYGVNAGLGFHIGKRLIISGQYSHGLANLSDEDPKVNTQTITAGLTFLF is encoded by the coding sequence ATGAAAAAACCACTCATTATCTTACTGTTCAGCCTTATCAGTGCCACAACTTTTGCGCAATCCCGCTTCGGAGTTAAAGTAGGCGGAAATATGGCTAATATAAAGTTTGGAGAAACTTTACCTGGAGTTGAATTAAAGTCCATTTTTACCCCTCAAGCAGGTCTGGTTTATTATTCTAATCTAAGCAAACCGCTCTTCGTCCAAACGGGATTACTGTTTAACCAGAAAGGTACTTCAATGAATATAGATGATCCTATTGTATCCGCTTTTTTTGGAGATAGCAAAATAAAGGTCACTTATAGCTTTGTTGAACTTCCTATAAATGTAGGATACCAAATTCCGGTAGGTGATAATTTCGCCATCGCCCCCTTTGTAGGAGGATTTGTAGGCTATGCCGTAATGGGCAAAGCGAAGATAGGCTCAATTACGTACGACTTGTTTGATGATGAAGAAGCAGAAGATTTGATCAGCGCCAAAGACAGATTAGATTATGGGGTAAACGCCGGTTTAGGTTTTCATATCGGAAAAAGATTGATCATCAGCGGTCAATATTCCCACGGTCTAGCTAATCTTTCTGATGAAGATCCGAAGGTAAATACACAAACCATCACTGCAGGTTTGACGTTCTTGTTTTAA
- the hflX gene encoding GTPase HflX — protein MLNTPLISTHKEQETAILVGLITQKQNAEKTREYLEELAFLAETSGVKTLKTFLQRLNFPDQRTFVGKGKLEEIKTWVAINPVDTIIFDDELTPSQVRNLEREFENKKVLDRSLLILNIFSQRARTDQAKRQVELAQYKYLLPRLTRMWSHLSKQKGGIGMRGPGEKELETDKRIVQDRIAFLKEKLDKIDKQAATRRKERSRLVRVSLVGYTNVGKSTLMRKLTKSDVFAENKLFATIDSTVRKVVLGHIPFLLTDTVGFIRKLPTTLVESFKSTLDEIREADILIHVVDISHPSFEEQIEIVNSTLGEIGAQDKPTLLVFNKLDQYQPESEEGLDKHLATEEDLKKNLERLETSYLKKNAKYVAFISAEKNENMDKLREVLLDLVREKHFGIYPNWDATKNDLYNWQEDASI, from the coding sequence TTGTTAAATACACCGCTTATAAGTACGCATAAAGAGCAGGAGACAGCCATATTAGTGGGCTTGATCACTCAGAAGCAGAATGCAGAGAAGACCAGGGAGTACTTGGAGGAATTGGCATTTTTAGCTGAGACCTCAGGGGTGAAGACCTTAAAGACCTTTCTTCAGCGCTTGAACTTTCCGGATCAGCGCACCTTTGTAGGTAAAGGTAAACTTGAAGAAATCAAGACATGGGTAGCCATTAATCCCGTGGATACTATCATTTTTGATGATGAGCTTACTCCGTCTCAGGTGAGAAACCTGGAGAGGGAATTTGAAAACAAGAAGGTTTTAGACCGAAGCCTTCTGATTCTGAACATCTTTTCACAAAGGGCCAGGACTGATCAGGCTAAGCGACAAGTAGAGCTTGCCCAGTACAAGTATTTGCTTCCCCGACTTACCCGAATGTGGTCTCACTTGAGCAAGCAGAAGGGGGGTATAGGGATGAGAGGTCCTGGGGAGAAGGAGCTGGAGACGGATAAACGTATAGTTCAGGACAGAATAGCCTTTCTAAAAGAAAAGCTGGACAAGATAGATAAGCAAGCTGCTACTCGCAGAAAGGAGAGAAGCAGACTGGTTAGGGTTTCACTAGTAGGCTACACGAACGTGGGGAAATCCACTTTGATGCGTAAGCTTACTAAGTCAGACGTATTTGCAGAGAACAAGCTTTTCGCTACTATAGATTCGACGGTGAGGAAGGTGGTTTTAGGTCACATCCCATTCCTTTTAACAGATACGGTAGGGTTCATTCGTAAGTTGCCCACCACCCTAGTGGAATCCTTTAAATCTACTTTGGATGAGATCCGTGAAGCGGACATACTCATTCATGTGGTGGATATCTCACATCCTTCTTTTGAGGAGCAGATTGAGATTGTGAATTCTACATTGGGAGAAATAGGAGCTCAGGATAAACCGACTCTTTTGGTATTTAATAAATTAGATCAATATCAACCTGAATCGGAAGAGGGCTTAGATAAACATTTGGCTACAGAAGAAGATTTGAAAAAGAATCTGGAAAGGCTGGAGACCAGTTATTTGAAGAAAAATGCTAAGTATGTAGCCTTTATTTCTGCGGAGAAGAATGAAAACATGGATAAACTCCGGGAAGTATTATTAGATTTAGTGCGCGAAAAACACTTTGGTATTTATCCCAACTGGGACGCTACCAAAAACGATCTCTATAACTGGCAAGAAGATGCATCAATTTAA
- a CDS encoding carboxypeptidase-like regulatory domain-containing protein: MNRVEFSLSLKRNITFNWNKFRMSICKYSFSKGFIGRILLIMALSGKGIIAQTRIEGTARDTDQNLLPAVNITVTKEGKLLAFAVTKTDGSYHLKVNAQVDSVLIAVSKMGYTNQEFLLPNKNQRLDFVLQKGDFTLKEVKVELPPIRRRGDTLSYKIEEFQSVADRTIGDVIKKLPGINVDADGIIYYQGNPINRYYVEDMNLLDGRYGLVNENLPHGKVAIVQVYENHQPIRALDSLRPSDRAAINIKLKNKVTKTGNFQYGAGFQPFLWNVNATPIVFVPNFQFLTSVKSNNTGENLFPQFYDNFQNGLFAKENWLSVSSVSPPGFSPKRWMDNRSHALSLNTLKKSTRSLEMKLNVSLVLDQQRRSGNSTTTYFLEGEPVHFAEDILSRFKTNHLSGALEFIKNVPHAYFNNKLTFEKEWRADEAQNARFTRIYNQENSTGNFRISNNFHRIFNLRHTTYNFYSLISYVQNTQDLSVKLTDSLANPQQVFSHRGFNTHHFADFSVRIKKRFSIALRTGSQIALSHIHTKLSGHEVKTNTVNNFQWNTFKTYISAGMTFTPGKWWLNLNFPFAHYYIDYSPEERRRTFSRLVPEPMLNARLKSVPGLEFTGNIRYSNLLAQLGDIYTGSIMQNYLTVVSKNTDFTDDRRLSGGVGVNYNNAVSGLSFNLNLNASRGIQNRLPQNYILPDGSTEVQYMAKRNLSHTQSGKVQLTQYLFGLKTSLSAGLLVMKFQNEQWVNGYPGSFTNRTIEPNAHLKVNRFKQVELTYSTRYTHVKGSNQPESIRQFQQQMGMALAVVKNTVFIANAEHHSINAQDYFFSDLTVRYTVPKIKQDFELGVVNLFNQNTFKSIYLNNYIMQETIFRLRPRQFLLRGSFRL; encoded by the coding sequence ATGAACAGGGTCGAATTTAGCCTTTCTCTGAAAAGGAACATCACGTTCAATTGGAACAAGTTTAGAATGAGTATTTGTAAATATAGCTTTTCAAAGGGTTTCATCGGGCGAATACTGCTTATAATGGCTTTATCCGGCAAGGGTATTATAGCCCAGACCCGGATAGAAGGAACCGCTAGAGATACAGATCAAAACCTCCTACCTGCCGTTAACATCACCGTTACAAAAGAGGGTAAACTTTTGGCATTCGCAGTCACTAAAACTGACGGATCCTATCATCTAAAGGTCAATGCGCAGGTGGACAGTGTACTCATCGCCGTCAGTAAAATGGGCTATACCAATCAGGAATTCCTCCTCCCCAATAAAAATCAACGCTTGGATTTCGTCCTTCAGAAAGGTGATTTCACATTGAAGGAAGTAAAAGTCGAGCTTCCACCTATCCGGCGCCGCGGCGATACCCTCTCATACAAAATAGAGGAGTTTCAGTCCGTCGCGGACCGCACCATTGGAGATGTAATCAAAAAACTCCCTGGTATTAACGTAGACGCAGATGGTATTATCTATTATCAGGGAAACCCCATAAACCGCTATTACGTGGAAGACATGAATTTGCTGGACGGACGCTACGGTCTGGTGAACGAAAATCTCCCCCACGGTAAAGTGGCCATCGTGCAAGTCTATGAAAATCACCAACCAATCCGGGCACTCGACAGTCTCCGCCCCTCTGATCGTGCAGCCATAAACATCAAGCTCAAAAATAAGGTGACCAAAACCGGAAATTTCCAGTACGGAGCAGGTTTTCAACCTTTTCTCTGGAATGTCAATGCCACCCCCATCGTATTTGTCCCCAATTTTCAGTTCCTGACCTCCGTGAAATCCAATAATACGGGAGAGAACCTGTTTCCGCAGTTTTACGACAACTTCCAAAACGGACTGTTCGCTAAAGAAAACTGGCTGAGCGTTTCTTCGGTAAGTCCACCCGGCTTTTCGCCGAAGCGCTGGATGGATAACCGGTCGCATGCCCTCTCCCTGAACACCTTGAAAAAATCCACCCGATCCCTGGAGATGAAACTGAATGTCTCCCTTGTCCTGGACCAGCAGAGGCGCTCAGGTAACAGCACTACCACCTACTTTTTAGAGGGTGAACCCGTACATTTCGCAGAAGATATTCTCAGTAGGTTCAAAACGAATCACCTTTCAGGCGCCCTTGAATTCATCAAGAATGTACCTCATGCCTATTTCAACAATAAGCTTACGTTTGAAAAGGAGTGGAGGGCGGACGAGGCCCAAAATGCGCGGTTCACCCGGATATACAACCAGGAAAACAGTACCGGGAATTTCCGCATAAGTAATAATTTTCACCGGATATTTAACCTAAGACATACCACTTATAATTTTTATTCTCTTATATCTTACGTACAAAATACCCAGGACCTGTCTGTCAAACTAACCGACAGCCTGGCGAACCCGCAGCAGGTCTTCTCCCATAGGGGTTTTAACACACATCACTTCGCTGATTTCTCGGTACGTATAAAGAAACGTTTTTCCATAGCGCTTAGGACAGGTTCCCAAATAGCGCTCTCGCATATTCATACTAAGCTGAGTGGGCATGAAGTGAAAACCAATACCGTTAATAACTTTCAATGGAATACTTTTAAAACCTATATTTCGGCTGGCATGACCTTTACTCCCGGCAAATGGTGGCTCAACTTGAATTTCCCCTTCGCCCATTATTATATTGACTATAGCCCGGAAGAACGCCGACGAACCTTTAGTCGCCTGGTACCGGAACCCATGCTGAACGCGCGCCTGAAAAGTGTCCCCGGCCTGGAGTTTACCGGCAATATCCGGTACAGTAATCTTTTAGCCCAACTGGGAGATATATATACAGGAAGCATTATGCAAAACTACCTTACTGTAGTCAGCAAAAATACTGACTTTACTGACGACAGGCGACTGAGCGGTGGGGTAGGTGTAAATTACAATAATGCGGTCTCTGGTTTGAGTTTTAATCTCAACCTGAATGCCTCACGGGGAATTCAGAATCGATTGCCTCAAAACTATATTCTTCCTGACGGTTCTACCGAAGTTCAGTACATGGCAAAAAGGAACCTAAGCCATACACAGTCGGGAAAAGTCCAACTGACCCAGTACCTCTTCGGGCTCAAGACATCACTCTCCGCAGGTTTGCTGGTAATGAAATTTCAAAATGAACAATGGGTGAATGGTTACCCGGGTAGTTTTACTAATCGCACGATTGAACCCAATGCCCACCTTAAAGTAAACCGCTTCAAACAGGTAGAGCTGACATACAGTACCCGATACACCCATGTGAAAGGCAGTAACCAGCCCGAAAGCATAAGGCAGTTTCAGCAGCAGATGGGTATGGCGCTGGCCGTGGTGAAAAATACCGTGTTCATAGCCAATGCCGAACACCACAGCATCAATGCACAAGATTACTTTTTCAGTGACCTGACCGTTCGCTACACTGTTCCTAAGATCAAACAGGATTTTGAACTGGGCGTGGTCAATCTTTTTAACCAGAACACCTTTAAGAGTATCTACCTTAACAACTACATCATGCAGGAGACGATCTTCCGACTAAGACCCCGACAATTCCTCCTGAGGGGTAGTTTCAGGCTGTAG
- a CDS encoding tetratricopeptide repeat protein produces the protein MRGLLMFSVYLGVQSLCVAQVAHKSQAGGTVAKGNKDLLNAPKVTPASTKTIEATSAEVVAEKVVLVPKTAPAGVDINYLPLFGQYEKTEAQLVNDEMFLSECDREFKSRKEAGEFFNKMAWQYLSEGDKSTATYRFNLAYLLEPENIEIYWGLGVIEFQNGNYSQAIDLMNKGLELSDGKNYVFMTDLATVYIKKALGNTYSVIETQKAKDLLNSAIKIQPQYTPAHVQLTIVSMVENDLDAAWTHFHKAYELNPAELSKEVLLELLSRKEDPKGIFKKN, from the coding sequence GTGAGAGGATTATTAATGTTTAGCGTTTACTTAGGTGTTCAATCCTTGTGTGTGGCCCAGGTGGCACATAAATCGCAAGCCGGTGGAACTGTGGCCAAGGGGAACAAAGATCTCCTCAATGCACCTAAGGTAACTCCTGCCAGTACGAAGACCATAGAAGCTACCTCTGCGGAGGTTGTGGCAGAGAAGGTTGTGCTTGTACCAAAGACAGCACCTGCAGGGGTTGACATAAATTACCTACCTCTTTTTGGCCAATACGAAAAGACAGAAGCTCAATTGGTCAATGATGAGATGTTCCTCTCAGAATGTGACAGAGAATTTAAATCTCGTAAAGAAGCCGGTGAATTCTTCAATAAGATGGCCTGGCAATACCTCAGCGAAGGAGACAAAAGTACAGCTACTTATAGGTTCAATCTGGCCTATCTTTTAGAACCGGAAAATATTGAGATCTACTGGGGCTTAGGAGTGATAGAGTTCCAAAACGGTAACTATTCACAAGCCATAGATTTAATGAACAAAGGCCTAGAACTTTCTGATGGAAAGAACTATGTATTCATGACGGACTTAGCTACCGTTTATATCAAAAAAGCTTTAGGAAATACCTATTCCGTCATAGAAACCCAGAAAGCAAAGGATCTATTGAATAGTGCCATAAAGATCCAACCGCAATATACACCTGCTCATGTACAGCTTACCATTGTAAGTATGGTAGAAAATGACCTTGATGCGGCTTGGACCCATTTCCATAAAGCCTACGAGCTAAATCCAGCTGAGCTAAGCAAAGAAGTACTTCTGGAACTTCTCTCCAGAAAAGAGGATCCCAAAGGTATCTTTAAGAAGAACTGA
- a CDS encoding MFS transporter has protein sequence MENNKTNLPALYTLVTVWFFWSFVAASNGILIPLFKEKFDLLQWQAQLVDFAFYAAYFVGSVIYLLLSAMMKTDILNKIGYKNGIIYGLIISAVGSMIFYPAAESKSYFLLLTALFVVGLGFSLQQTATQPFMIALGPPETGATRINLGGAVNNFGGTVGPLIVSFAIFRSVSPEAAHNATIESVKFPYLVLGVLFILLALFFWVSKLPRITNDEEVEAGVGVLKFPQVILGMSAIFVYVGVEVTVGSNLPEYLKETQGLVSSQVSKYVAMFWGSMMVGRWTAAVGNFGLSEKMKKIMWVVVPFVAFGIVLYVNSILNGDVSDLYMYSFCVLVMIISFFVANEKPVKTLLIFTGMGAVMTLIGIFTTGQLALYCLISGGLFCSILWPSIFSLGTAGLGKYTNQGAAFMIMMILGGAVVPVLQGLLADKIGIQLSYLLAVACFAYLFWFGVRIQQVLRKQNIDFDQKVSSAKGGH, from the coding sequence ATGGAAAATAATAAAACCAACCTACCTGCCCTCTACACTCTGGTCACTGTATGGTTCTTTTGGAGCTTTGTGGCCGCATCTAATGGAATCTTAATTCCCCTTTTTAAAGAAAAATTTGATTTGCTGCAGTGGCAAGCCCAGTTGGTAGACTTTGCTTTTTATGCGGCATACTTTGTGGGATCTGTGATTTATCTACTGCTTTCAGCCATGATGAAGACGGATATCCTGAATAAAATTGGGTATAAAAACGGTATTATCTACGGCTTGATCATCTCTGCGGTTGGGTCTATGATTTTCTATCCGGCTGCCGAGTCAAAATCTTACTTTTTATTGCTAACGGCTCTTTTTGTGGTAGGATTAGGTTTCTCTTTACAGCAAACGGCTACCCAACCATTCATGATTGCTCTAGGGCCTCCTGAAACCGGAGCTACACGGATCAACTTAGGCGGTGCGGTGAATAACTTTGGTGGAACGGTGGGTCCGCTGATCGTTTCCTTCGCTATTTTCCGTTCAGTATCTCCGGAAGCGGCGCACAATGCCACCATTGAGTCCGTGAAGTTTCCTTATTTGGTTTTAGGAGTCTTGTTTATCTTGCTAGCCCTGTTCTTCTGGGTCTCTAAACTTCCTAGAATCACTAATGATGAAGAAGTAGAAGCTGGTGTAGGTGTTTTAAAGTTTCCTCAAGTTATTTTGGGGATGAGCGCCATCTTTGTCTATGTAGGTGTGGAGGTTACGGTAGGTAGTAACCTTCCGGAATATCTTAAAGAAACACAAGGACTGGTGTCTTCTCAAGTGTCTAAGTATGTTGCCATGTTCTGGGGAAGTATGATGGTGGGTAGATGGACAGCTGCCGTGGGTAACTTTGGTTTATCTGAAAAAATGAAGAAGATCATGTGGGTAGTAGTGCCTTTCGTGGCCTTTGGCATTGTTTTATATGTGAATTCAATATTAAATGGAGATGTAAGTGATCTATACATGTACAGCTTCTGTGTGTTGGTAATGATCATTTCGTTCTTTGTGGCTAATGAAAAACCTGTGAAAACATTGTTGATCTTTACCGGAATGGGAGCTGTTATGACCTTGATAGGCATCTTTACAACAGGTCAGCTTGCCCTATACTGCTTGATTTCAGGTGGTTTGTTCTGCTCCATTTTATGGCCGAGTATATTCTCATTAGGTACCGCAGGTTTAGGTAAATATACGAATCAGGGAGCTGCATTTATGATCATGATGATCTTAGGTGGGGCAGTGGTACCTGTATTACAAGGATTATTAGCAGACAAAATAGGTATACAATTGTCTTATTTGCTTGCTGTAGCTTGCTTTGCTTACCTGTTCTGGTTTGGGGTGAGGATCCAACAAGTATTGAGAAAACAAAATATTGATTTCGACCAAAAGGTCAGCTCCGCAAAAGGAGGACATTGA
- the prfA gene encoding peptide chain release factor 1, whose amino-acid sequence MLIEQLEGIVERFDEVSQQITMPEVVSDMEKFKKISKEYRDLEKIVQEYNAYKLILAHLDEAKEILATEKDEEMREMAKLELDELSPKKEEAEERLKELLIPKDPNDSKDSILEIRAGTGGDEASIFAGDLFRMYQRFAAQQGWQFTVMDFTDAPSGGYKEIVVSVKGEDVYGKLKYESGVHRVQRVPATESQGRIHTSAATVAVLPEADEVDVQINMNDIRKDTFCSSGAGGQSVNTTYSAVRVTHIPTGLVVQCQDERSQIKNFDKALTVLRSRLYEIELAKQNESIAGERKSLVGSGDRSDKIRTYNYPQGRVTDHRIGFTVYNLPHVMEGNIGEFIEKLRLAENTEKMKEGLAA is encoded by the coding sequence ATGTTAATAGAGCAACTAGAAGGTATTGTAGAGCGCTTCGACGAGGTATCCCAGCAGATTACCATGCCGGAGGTGGTCTCTGATATGGAGAAATTCAAGAAGATAAGCAAAGAATATAGAGACTTAGAGAAGATTGTACAGGAGTACAATGCCTATAAACTCATTTTGGCACATCTGGATGAGGCCAAAGAAATCTTGGCTACGGAGAAAGATGAGGAAATGCGGGAAATGGCTAAGTTAGAATTGGATGAGCTATCTCCTAAAAAAGAAGAGGCGGAGGAGCGTTTGAAAGAATTGCTCATACCTAAAGATCCAAATGACAGTAAAGATAGTATTCTGGAAATCCGGGCCGGTACTGGCGGTGATGAGGCCTCTATCTTTGCGGGGGATTTATTCCGCATGTATCAGCGTTTTGCTGCCCAACAAGGCTGGCAGTTTACGGTGATGGATTTTACGGATGCGCCTTCAGGCGGGTATAAAGAAATAGTGGTAAGTGTCAAAGGGGAAGACGTATACGGTAAGTTAAAATATGAATCAGGTGTTCACCGGGTACAGAGGGTACCGGCTACTGAATCTCAGGGTCGTATCCATACCTCTGCCGCTACGGTGGCTGTCCTACCTGAGGCGGATGAAGTAGACGTGCAGATAAACATGAATGATATACGCAAAGATACATTCTGTTCTTCGGGTGCAGGTGGGCAGTCAGTGAACACTACCTACTCTGCCGTAAGGGTAACTCACATTCCTACGGGCTTAGTGGTGCAGTGTCAGGATGAACGTTCTCAGATCAAGAACTTTGATAAGGCCTTGACGGTACTTCGTTCGCGTCTTTATGAGATTGAGTTAGCTAAACAAAATGAGTCCATCGCCGGAGAACGTAAATCTTTAGTGGGTTCAGGAGACAGATCCGATAAGATTCGTACGTATAATTATCCACAAGGAAGGGTGACAGATCACCGTATAGGATTCACCGTTTATAACCTACCACATGTGATGGAAGGTAATATAGGGGAGTTTATTGAAAAACTTCGTTTAGCTGAAAACACAGAGAAGATGAAGGAGGGTCTGGCGGCATGA
- the rdgB gene encoding RdgB/HAM1 family non-canonical purine NTP pyrophosphatase codes for MIPICLATHNAHKAEELKSALGDRFEVKTLSDLGVMEDITETGTTFEENSLIKAQYVYERFGIAVLADDSGLEVEALDGRPGVYSARYAGEPSDATANNLKLMQELEGISQRSARFRTVITLIWDGEVHQFSGEVSGDITPSFGGEVGFGYNPVFVPKGYEKTFHEMGFEERSRLNHRGQAMQKVLTFLSGKN; via the coding sequence ATGATCCCCATTTGTCTAGCTACCCATAATGCGCACAAGGCAGAGGAGCTTAAGAGTGCTTTAGGTGATAGGTTTGAAGTCAAAACCTTGAGTGACTTAGGGGTGATGGAAGATATAACGGAAACCGGTACCACATTTGAAGAGAATTCTTTGATTAAAGCCCAATACGTTTATGAGCGTTTTGGAATAGCCGTTTTGGCAGATGATTCCGGTTTAGAAGTGGAGGCTTTAGATGGGAGACCGGGGGTATACTCAGCCAGATATGCCGGAGAGCCTTCTGATGCTACGGCAAATAATCTCAAGCTCATGCAGGAACTTGAAGGCATTTCCCAAAGATCTGCCAGGTTCAGAACCGTGATTACCCTCATTTGGGATGGAGAAGTACATCAATTCTCCGGTGAGGTGTCAGGAGATATTACTCCTAGCTTTGGGGGTGAAGTGGGTTTTGGATATAATCCTGTATTTGTTCCAAAGGGCTACGAAAAAACCTTCCATGAAATGGGCTTTGAAGAGCGTAGTCGCTTAAATCATAGAGGACAAGCTATGCAAAAAGTATTGACCTTCTTATCAGGAAAGAACTAG